CTATGGTTATACAAGCCTGCGCCAAGAGGGTGACGATAAGGAACCTGTTTCGGAAGACGAGCTCGCCCGCGCTGAGACGGTGGCTCCTCTCTTCCAAAAGACGCGGTGAAAGCCTCTCAGCCGAGCCGCCTCCCGCTGTCTCCTCGTCCTCCGGTTTCAGGCCTAACTCGCTCGGGGAGCGCTTGATGAATCTCGCCAGCGGCCATGTGACCACCACCGCGCCGACGGCGATCACAAGGGCTGTAGTCCGCCAACCGTACGCTCCTTCCAGCCAAACGACACCGCGGACGATAAAGCACGGCCTATCCCGCCGCTGGCATTGAACATCGCGATGGCCAGGCCGCGCTTCTTCTTGAACCAGGCGGCAAGGATCGCAAGTCCGAGGCCGGAGAAGACGATGGATGCACCTAAAGAGGAAATGGCGAAGCCGATGGAGAGAAGCCAGGTGGAATGGGCCAGAGCCACCAAGAAAAAGCCGGCGGCACCGAAGACCGTGGCGATACAGAGAAGCGCCCTTGGGCCGCTGCGATCCAGCCGCCGGCCCACAGCGGGGGCGACGACTACCGCTATAGAGGCTGCTTCATGGAGAAGGCAAAGGTAACGGCCGCTGCGGAGAGACCGAAGGCCGATTGGATAGGCGTAAAAAGGGCGGTCATCCCGGTGCTGAAGGTGCCCGTCCAGTACATCGCGATGCCGCCTAACGACTGGGCGACCCACCAGCCATAGTAGGTGTCGCTCGGTTTAGGCTTTGTTGGGGGCACGATGCCTTCGGCCTCAGGGTTCCGGCTTAGGCCGCACCGCGAGAAAGAGCCTGCGGCCGTATCTGTCTGTCAGCGCTCTGGATTGAAAGCCAACCTGGTGAAGGAGCCTCATCCAGGTGCGCTCAGGAAAGAGCCCAAAGAGATGCCGTTCATGCTCCACGCGGATCTTGCCCCTTTCGTCTCGCAGAAGGCAGGCAAATTCGACGGTGCAAACGGTGTCTGCTGGGTCTGGGTCATATGTCCATTCCGGGTAGCGCAGGCCGCGCATACCATCATCGCTACCGCCGTGGTCCGTGGAGGGCTTGAACGTCTCTTTCATGTGATCGGGCGTAAAAAGAGCGATACCGCCTGGCTTGCAGTGGAGGAAGGCGGTCTCCATCGCAGCACGCAGGTCTATTTCTGTGGTCATATATTCAACGGCGTCATGAACAAAGACGGCATCAAAGGTGCGCCCAAGGCGAAGGGTGCGCATATCTCCTTGCACATGTTCGCATTCGGGGTTCAACGTGCGGCTGACGGCCAGCATCTCCCGCGAGAGGTCAGAGAGCGTCATCCTGAAGTGCCGCTTAAGGTGGCTTGCATTGTTGCCGCCGCCCGAGCCGAGCTCAAGCAAGGTGGGGCGCTTAGGAAAGCCTGGGCGCTTGAGCAGTGGAAGATAGATCTCCACCTCCTCCGCGTACTCCGCCGGAGGCGTTAGAAGATGGAACCAAGAGCTCATTTTGGTGTAGAGCTTATGCTGACGCTGGGCCACGAAAGACCCCCTGGGGAAAGAAAAAAGGCCAGGGGGATTATACCCTGGCCTTTTGACGCTCTCAGACGGCCCGCTTCGCTACTTGCCCTTGCCGGTGGTAGCTACTGAGGAGCTGATGGTGGGCGTGGGCGCGGCGTTGCCCAGGATGGCGACGCAGGAGACCTGCGGAGGGCCACCCAGGGTGTGGCAGAGGCCGAGCTCGGCATCTTTCACCTGGCGGGGGCCAGCTTTGCCCTGGAGCTGCTTATAGATTTCGTAGGCCGTGCGGAGGCCGCTGGCGCCCACGGGGTGGCCGAAAGCCTTGAGGCCGCCATCCGTATTCACGGGCAGCTCGCCTTCCAGCGTGAAGGTGCCTGCGCGAACCTCTTCCGGCCCGTGGCCGGGCTTGGTGAAGCCCAGGTCTTCATAGATGACCATCTCCGTAATGGTGAAGCAGTCATGGACGACGGCCAGGTCAATCTCCTTGCGCGGGTTGGCGATGCCCACTTGCTCATAGGCCTGCTTGGCGGCGCTGCGGTTGGCACCGAAGCCCAGGTAATCGAAGCCGGGGCGGATCATGGGGAGCATGGAGTCCACGGAGAAGCCGATGCCCTTGACGTAGATGGGGTCCTGGCGGAACTTCCGCGCGATATCGGCGCGGCAGATGATGGCGCAGGCGGCGCCATCGGTGGTGGGGCAGCAATCGAAGAGGCCCAGAGGCCAGGCGATGATAGGGGCCTTGAGGACCTGCTCCATGGTCACCGGCTTTTGGAAGTGGGCCTTTGGCGAAAGGGAGCCGTTATGGTGGTTCTTCACCGCGATCTGGGCCAGGAGCTTTTTGCCCTCTTCCTCGGAGATGCCGTAGTGGTGGAAGTAGCGGTTGGCGATGAAGGAGAAGTAGGTGGGCGCAGTGGCGCGGGCCTGAAGGACAGGGTTGGTGCCGCGGCCGACGCCCAAGCCGCCGAATCCGGTATCCTTGAGTTTCTCATAGCCCACGGCCAGGGCGATGTCATACATGCCGGAGGCTACGCCGAAGGCAGCGTTGCGTAGGGCTTCGTGACCGGAGGAGCACCAGTTCTCCACGCGAGTCACCGGGATGTTCTTGAGCTTGAGGGCATCGGCGATGATGCCGCCCGCCTCGCCGGAACGCAGGGTGCCGACCCAGGCGGCTTCGATATCATCCGGCTTGATGCCAGCGTCGTCGTAGGCCTCATAGACGGCCTCAATAATCATATCTTCCGGGCTGCTATCCCAGCGCTCGCCGAACTTGCTGCAGCCCATGCCGATTATCGCGACTTTGTCCTTGATGCTTCCCATGTCTGTCCTTTCTTCTCGCCAGCGGTGTGAGAGGCAGTCGCCTAGCTCTGGATGGGCCGAACCTTCCAGTAGTAATTATGAAAACCTGCGCCTTCATGCATCTTTCGGAAGGTGAACTCCACACGGAGGCCGACTTTAGCCGACATGGCGTCTAGGTCAGTGCCCATGGTGAAGATGCGGCACTTCCCTTCATCGGACTCCACGACGCAGTTGACAGTTGGCGGCTCCAGGCCCCCGGCAAGGTTATCCCGGGTGAAGGAGTAGATATCGCCGGGCTTATCGTAGAGGCGGACCTCTGTGAAATCGTCCTTGGCGCGGCAGGTGTAGCAGATCTTTTGGATAGGGTGATGGACGGTGCCGCACTTGTTGCACTTGCTGCCGTGGAGCCGGAGGGTTTCCGCTTGGTCGCGCCAGGAGGTGGTGGAGGCGGCCCAAGGCTCCACGCGCAAGGGCTGTTCCGGGTTGGTCTGCAGAATGCCGCGGAAGGCGAGCATCTTATCGTAGGAGGGGAGGGTCTTCTTATACTTCAGATGGCCGCTGACGGCCTTTGCCTTTTTGGGCGTGGCGTGCACCTGCAGGAGGAAAGCGTCCGCCCCATCGCCGTAGCTGGCGACGAGAATCTTATCGCCGTTCTTGGCCTCTTCGAGCGCCGCCACAAGCATCAGCAGGGCGTGGGCCGCGCCGGTATTGCCCACTGTGCCAATCATGGGGTCCTGGGCCTGCTTCGCAGGGTCAAAGCCCAAGGTGCGCACCATGCCCTGGTGGCTCCGCGCATCGGGCGTGTAGACGACGGCCTTGGTGATCTGGGAAGGAGCAACCTTGGTCTTATCCAACAGGGCCTTAACGGCCTTCTTGGTCCACTCCTCATAGCCGTGCTGGACGACGAAGCGATCTTCCCAGGTGCGGACAAAGGAGTCCGCATCGCGACGCCAGACATCGGCCACTTCATTCGAGAGGCTGACGTGGCCGACGATCTCCACCGCGACGTTCGTCTTGCCGATGAGGAAGGCCGCCGCGGCATCACCGAAGGTGGACTCCTGGTCCGACTTGGGGTAGCCGCGCCGCATATCAGAGGCGACGACGAGGACGCTTCGGGCGGAGCCCGCGTTCACGGCATCTAGGGCCGCCATAAGGGCGTTGGCGCCGGAGCGGATGGAGTTGCCGAAATCGGCGGTGCGGACGGTGGCGGGGAAATCGGCCGCGGCGGCGATGAGGGAGGCCGACATCTTTTCGCGGTAGGAGGCCGTGGTGGAGGCGAAGTAGATGGCGTCTATGCCTTCTCGGCCTGAGGCGTTGAGGAGGTCAACGACGGCGTTGACCGCCAGGGTCATCGTATCTTCATCGTGGTTCGCCACTGCCCGCTCGCCTGCGCCGCCGCCCGAGCCCCAGGCCTGGGCGAAGGCCTGCCGGGGCAGGCGGTACCAAGGGATATATGCGCCGATGGCTGTGATGCCTGACATCAGATCAATCGTCTCCTTTGAAGCATGCGGCGACCAGTATACAAGAAGGACACCTGGGCACGCGAACGGCTACCAGTAGGATGCGACGGTTGACAGAGAGGATGCAGCGAGGCGTGCTCAGACCCAATCCTCACCCCAGCCCCTCGCCCATTTGCCTTGTTCCCGGCCCCGCCTCGTGCTACCATCCCGCGCACACCAGGGCTAGCGAGGCTGCGGCGTGCGGTTTTCCACCTTCAACCTCTTTCAGCAGATCGGCAAGATATCCGAGCCGGAGGTCTTTGCCCAGGGGATCGAGCAGATCATCCTCTCGGAGCGTCTGGGCTTTCACCAAGCGTGGATAGGCGAGCACCACTTCCATGGGTATGCCATCGCCGCTGACCCATTACTGGTCGCGGGGCACATCGCCGCAAGGACGAAGCGGCTCCGGCTGGGCATCGCCGCCACCATCCTGCCGCTTCACAACCCTGTCCTTCTTGCGGAGCAGGCATCGCTCGTGGATATCCTGAGCGGCGGCCGCCTGGACTTAGGGCTGGCCCGGGGTTATGCGCCCATGGAGTTCGCCGGCCTTGGTGTTCCGCTCAAAGATCTCTATGACCGCTTCGATGAAAACCTGGCGATCTTGCAGATGGCGCTCACGGAGCGAACCATCGCATATACGGGCAAGTTCCACAATATCCCGGAGGTGCATCTGCTTCCAGGGCCGCTGCAGCGGCCCCACCCGCCCATCTACCTTGCCATCAGCGGCCAGCTGGACTCCTTTCGGGACGCGGCCAGGCGCGGCTTGCCGGTGCTCATCGGCGCGGCTGACGCCCAGACGACGCGCGAACGGGAGAAGGCCTACCGCGAGGCTGCCGCAGCCGCAGGGCACAGCCCGGCGAAGGTGCAGGCGCTCATACGGGCCACAGGCTCCATGTGCCGCGTCTACGTGGCGAGGACGGACGAGGAGGCATGGAAGGATGCAAACCCATCCATCGAGCGGTTCGCGGTGAGCCTGATGGAGCACTCGATGCCGGTACACCCATCCTTATATACCGAGGCGGAGTTCGCAGAGCATGCGGGGCGCGCCCGGGCGATGGCCGAGCGGACCCGCGAGAACGAGCGCCCCGGCGGACGGGCAATCATCGGCAGTCCAAAGACCTGCCTCGCGAAGGTACGGGAGCTGAAACGGCTGGGCGTCCGGAACCTGATCTGCTGGATGAACTTCGGCGGCTTGCCGCATGAGAAGATCGTCCGATCCATGAGGCTCTTTAGCCGGGAGGTTATGGCAAAGGTATGACGACCAAAGACAAGAACCGCAACCAGGGCGACCAGGTGGGCGACTACATCATGTGGGAAGACAAGCGCTTCCGCGTGTGGGACCAGGTCATCCAGCCGGGAGAAACGGTAGGCCCCCACAGGCACATCCTGGACTATTTCATCGTGACGCTGGAGCCTTCCAAGATGACCGCAGAGCGGCTGGGGGGCGGCAGGAGCGCCTATGCCCGCATAGACGACCGGCTGATCTGGGTGACCAGCAACGGCGAGGAGCACACAGCCACGAACGTGGGCGATGCGAAGTGGCGCAATCTCATCATCGAACTGAAGGAGCCGAAGCTCATGCGCAAGCTGGCGGCGTGGAGACGCGCAACCAAGGCCAGGGCGAAGGGGCCCAAGGCAAGGAGGAAGGCATGACGAACCTGGTTCAGAAGTTCAACCACATCGGCCATTGCGTGGGTGACCTGGAGAAGACGCAGAAGTTCTATACGGAGTGCCTTGAGTTCAAGCACGACCGCGATCTGACGGTTGAGGGCGATTCCCCAGCCAAGCTCCTGCGCCTCAAGACGCCCATGAAGCTGAAGGCCGTCTACCTGGTCCGTGAGGGGTTTGTGCTGGAGCTCCTCCACTACCCCACAGGCACGGCTCCACGCCAGCGCCGGGTGATGAACGAGCCGGGGCTGACGCACATCTCGCTCAATGTGACGAATATGGCGGAGATCCTCAAGCGGGTGCCCACATACGGCGGCAAGGTGCTGGAGGATACGAACCTCGGCGCGGCGGCGTTCATCGAAGACCCGGAAGGCCAGCTCATCGAACTCATCCAGGCGCGATAAGGAGAGACCCCCATGGAAGACCGCTCACCTGCAGGCGTTATCATCGAGATGGCCAACTGCACGGACCCGGCGCAGGAGGCCGCATTCAACGATTGGTACGAAAAGACCTACATCCCCAAAATGGTGGGCACCGGCGCGCTCTATAGCGGCATCCGCTTCAAGAACTGCGCGCCGAACCGGCCGGAATACCCCCGCCGCGTCCCTGAGGCGATGTTTACAACAATCTACGAGACGGACTGGCCGGACCAGCGCAAGGCCTACGAGACGATGAAGCGGCGGTGGGACGAATGGAAGCGCGCGGGCCAGCTTCACCCGGCCCTGCAGGTGACCTTCCAGACGATGTTCTGGCGGCGTCCCGAACCTGGGCAGGGCCACGTCTCAGAGAAGCCGATCAACGGCATCTCGCTCGTGATGATCCGGGGTGATAAGGACTTCACCCGCTGGGCGGAGCATACGCACATCCGCTACATCGCCCGGGGGATGCCCAAGGGCTTCACGATGATCACGCGATATGAAAACGCCCTCTCTCAGACGGAGGGGCCGCTGTGGCTGCACCTCTACGAGCTGGACAGCGAGGACCCGGATACGGACGTGCGCCACATGGTGGACCCGGTGCGGAAGATGCTGGGAGATAATACGCCCGCTTTTAAGGAGTGGGCCCAGCATCCATCGCTGGAGATCTGGTACGTGAACACCTTCAAGCGCGTCAGCCCTGTTGGGCACATCCGGCCGATGCAGAAGTCGCCGTACTAGCGGTGCGTGCTCCTTACGGGGCCATCGTCAGGCCGCCATCCACGCTCAGGGTAACGCCTGTGACGTAGGCGGCGGCATCTGAAGCCAGGAAGGCCACCGCGGCGGCCACCTCTTCCACTTTGGCGGGGCGCTTCATAGGGATGCGCTCAAAGAAGGCCTTGGCTTTTTCCGGGTCGCGCTGTTGGAAGCGCTGGAACATCGGCGAGTCCACCGGCCCGGGGGCGATGCAGTTCACGGTGATGCCCTGTTTCCCGTGCTCCTTAGCCAGGGACTTGGCCAGGCTGATGAGCGCACCCTTCGCTGATGAGTAAAGGGAGGCCGAGGCTTCGCCCATCGTCCCGGATGAGGAGGAGATGAAGACGATGCGCCCGTAC
This DNA window, taken from Chloroflexota bacterium, encodes the following:
- a CDS encoding acetyl-CoA acetyltransferase — translated: MGSIKDKVAIIGMGCSKFGERWDSSPEDMIIEAVYEAYDDAGIKPDDIEAAWVGTLRSGEAGGIIADALKLKNIPVTRVENWCSSGHEALRNAAFGVASGMYDIALAVGYEKLKDTGFGGLGVGRGTNPVLQARATAPTYFSFIANRYFHHYGISEEEGKKLLAQIAVKNHHNGSLSPKAHFQKPVTMEQVLKAPIIAWPLGLFDCCPTTDGAACAIICRADIARKFRQDPIYVKGIGFSVDSMLPMIRPGFDYLGFGANRSAAKQAYEQVGIANPRKEIDLAVVHDCFTITEMVIYEDLGFTKPGHGPEEVRAGTFTLEGELPVNTDGGLKAFGHPVGASGLRTAYEIYKQLQGKAGPRQVKDAELGLCHTLGGPPQVSCVAILGNAAPTPTISSSVATTGKGK
- a CDS encoding VOC family protein, whose amino-acid sequence is MTNLVQKFNHIGHCVGDLEKTQKFYTECLEFKHDRDLTVEGDSPAKLLRLKTPMKLKAVYLVREGFVLELLHYPTGTAPRQRRVMNEPGLTHISLNVTNMAEILKRVPTYGGKVLEDTNLGAAAFIEDPEGQLIELIQAR
- a CDS encoding 3-hydroxy-3-methylglutaryl CoA synthase, producing the protein MSGITAIGAYIPWYRLPRQAFAQAWGSGGGAGERAVANHDEDTMTLAVNAVVDLLNASGREGIDAIYFASTTASYREKMSASLIAAAADFPATVRTADFGNSIRSGANALMAALDAVNAGSARSVLVVASDMRRGYPKSDQESTFGDAAAAFLIGKTNVAVEIVGHVSLSNEVADVWRRDADSFVRTWEDRFVVQHGYEEWTKKAVKALLDKTKVAPSQITKAVVYTPDARSHQGMVRTLGFDPAKQAQDPMIGTVGNTGAAHALLMLVAALEEAKNGDKILVASYGDGADAFLLQVHATPKKAKAVSGHLKYKKTLPSYDKMLAFRGILQTNPEQPLRVEPWAASTTSWRDQAETLRLHGSKCNKCGTVHHPIQKICYTCRAKDDFTEVRLYDKPGDIYSFTRDNLAGGLEPPTVNCVVESDEGKCRIFTMGTDLDAMSAKVGLRVEFTFRKMHEGAGFHNYYWKVRPIQS
- a CDS encoding MFS transporter; amino-acid sequence: MVGRPVVRRHRDVLDGHLQHRDDRPFYAYPIGLRSLRSGRYLCLLHEAASIAVVVAPAVGRRLDRSGPRALLCIATVFGAAGFFLVALAHSTWLLSIGFAISSLGASIVFSGLGLAILAAWFKKKRGLAIAMFNASGGIGRALSSAVSFGWKERTVGGLQPL
- a CDS encoding LLM class flavin-dependent oxidoreductase translates to MRFSTFNLFQQIGKISEPEVFAQGIEQIILSERLGFHQAWIGEHHFHGYAIAADPLLVAGHIAARTKRLRLGIAATILPLHNPVLLAEQASLVDILSGGRLDLGLARGYAPMEFAGLGVPLKDLYDRFDENLAILQMALTERTIAYTGKFHNIPEVHLLPGPLQRPHPPIYLAISGQLDSFRDAARRGLPVLIGAADAQTTREREKAYREAAAAAGHSPAKVQALIRATGSMCRVYVARTDEEAWKDANPSIERFAVSLMEHSMPVHPSLYTEAEFAEHAGRARAMAERTRENERPGGRAIIGSPKTCLAKVRELKRLGVRNLICWMNFGGLPHEKIVRSMRLFSREVMAKV
- a CDS encoding class I SAM-dependent methyltransferase, translating into MSSWFHLLTPPAEYAEEVEIYLPLLKRPGFPKRPTLLELGSGGGNNASHLKRHFRMTLSDLSREMLAVSRTLNPECEHVQGDMRTLRLGRTFDAVFVHDAVEYMTTEIDLRAAMETAFLHCKPGGIALFTPDHMKETFKPSTDHGGSDDGMRGLRYPEWTYDPDPADTVCTVEFACLLRDERGKIRVEHERHLFGLFPERTWMRLLHQVGFQSRALTDRYGRRLFLAVRPKPEP